From one Dermacentor andersoni chromosome 1, qqDerAnde1_hic_scaffold, whole genome shotgun sequence genomic stretch:
- the LOC129380061 gene encoding antimicrobial peptide microplusin-like: MKAFLVCVLLAMVGAVSFAHHLELCDKQDGQLKNELQCIGLHISRGANQSFDKALKTLGCQDWSCVIRKLCVGNNLEAAMANHFTKPQIAEIHSAATTCDPEAGHHHHHH, from the exons ATGAAGGCGTTTCTTGTTTGTGTCCTGCTCGCCATGGTCGGCGCTGTGAGCTTTGCTCACCACCTCGAGCTCTGCG ATAAACAAGACGGACAGCTGAAGAATGAACTGCAATGCATTGGTCTTCACATATCACGAGGG GCGAACCAAAGCTTTGACAAGGCGTTGAAGACTCTCGGCTGCCAGGACTGGAGCTGCGTGATCCGGAAGCTCTGCGTCGGAAACAACCTG GAAGCTGCCATGGCCAACCACTTCACG aAGCCGCAAATCGCGGAGATTCACAGTGCTGCCACCACGTGCGATCCAGAGGCcgggcaccaccaccaccaccactga